The DNA sequence CATCGTCGGGTTCGCCGTGTTGCGCAGCGTCGCGCCGACCAGCCGGGCGAGCGGCCCCATCTTCGCCACCGTCGCCTCGGTGTCCTCCTCGGTCAGCTCGATGCCGAACGCCTCCTTGAAGAAGCTCTTCACCGTGGGCGTGAGCCGTACCGGCCACTGGTACCGGCCGATCCGCGCCACGGCCTCGGCGACCTCGGTGACCGCGTTCTCGGTGCTGAGCATCGACCCGTGCCCGGCCCGCCCGCGCGCGGTGAGCTTCATCCAGGCGATGCCCTTCTCGGCCGCCTCGATCGCGTACACCCGCTCGGTCTCGGACAGGCTGATGCTGAACCCGCCGACCTCGCCGATCGCCTCGGTGCAGCCCTCGAACAGCTCCGGGTGGTTCTCGACGAGCCACCGCGCGCCCAGCCCGCCGCCGGCCTCCTCGTCGGCCGTGAACGCGAGCACCACGTCCCGCGGCGGCCGCCGCCCCTCACGCAGCCGCTGCCGTACCACCGCGAGGATCATGGCGTCCATGTCCTTCATGTCCACCGCCCCACGGCCCCACACGCACCCGTCGGCGACCTCCCCGCTCAGCGGATGCCGCGTCCAGTCGCCGGCGTCGAACGGCACCACGTCCAGGTGCCCGTGGAGCAGCAGCGCCTCCCGCCCCGGATCGGTCCCCTCGATCCGCGCGACCACGCTGGTCCGCCGCGGCTCGCTCTCGAACACCTGAGGCTCCAGCCCCACCTCGGCGAGCTTCTCCGCCACGTACTCGGCCGCCTCGCGCTCCCCCGGCCCCGAGCTGTCACCGGGGTTGGAGGTGTCGATGCGAATCAGGTCGCGGCACAGGCCGACGACCTCCTCCTCCATGTTCCCGACCGCGACCATGATCCTCCCTCCCTGAGAGACACCCTGGGAGCCTCCATCCTGCCCGTTTCCTCCGCTCAGTCCCAGTCCACCCATCGCGCCACGCCCCACTCCCGGACCGCTCCCGCCCTTCTCCCCCGCCCACCACCACCCCGCCACGCCCAACCCACGATTAGCGGTATGAAGCACTCCCCAAGAGGTGCTAGCCTGTATGCGGCGCACGGAGCGAACACCTCCGAGCGACACGTCCGGGTGGCGGAATAGGCAGACGCGCTAGCTTGAGGTGCTAGTGCCCGTTAAAGGGCATGGGGGTTCAAGTCCCCCCTCGGACACCACGAAGGCCCCGAGTCCGCGCGACAGCGACTCGGGGCCTTGTCATTCCCGGGTCCTGAAGCGGCTCCCCGCCCGGCCGTCGGCCCAACCTGATCAGGTTTGCGTGCTTGCGGGAGACGCCGAGAAGCCCCGCAACCACCCGGTCGCCGTGACACGGCACCCGGAAACTCGCGCAGTCTCGATCGGGCCAACGGGACCGGCTCCATCGTCAGGGGGAAGTCCGTGAAATCCCGCCGCTCAGACTGATCTGGAGGAACCCTTGCGGTAGGCGCCGAGGATCTCCGCCCGGAGCAGGTAGCCGAATCCGGCCCGTTCCAGGCGACGGCCCAGTTCCTCCACGGAGATGCCGAGAGCCGTGGCCGGGAGGTGCCAGTCGTGGTAGGCGAGGGTGGTGAGGAGGTGGCCGCGGCGGGTCTGGGACTCGGAGAGGCGGAAGGTTTTGAGGTAGGCGAGGTGGCCGGACTCGTCGGTGATCAGCTCGCCGATGTGGTTTTCGCGGTGGCGCTCGAAGGACGGGAGGAAGCGGCGGAGGGTGTAGCGGCCCATGCGGTGGACGACCTGCTCGTGGTGCGGGGAGCGGAGCAGGTCGGCGGCCATGACGGTGTCATGGAACTCGGCCCATTCGCGTTCGAGGCGGGCGACCTCGTTGCGCAGGTGGGTCAGTGACACGAGCCGGGTCTCGTCGATGGTCAGCGGCCAGTCCCGGGCCGGGTAGAGGCGGGCGTACTGGTAGACGAGCTCGCCGTACAGGTCGTGGATGAGGGTCGGGTGGAGGATGCGGTAGTCCTCCGGGTGGGGGACGACGAAGGCGGCGGCGAGGGTGTCGCCGGCGTAGAGCAGCAGGCCGCACTGGCCGGGGTGGATCTCGAAGACCCGCAGCGCCTCCTCGAGGTCGGGGATCAGCTCGCCGCGGTACGCCGCCTCGGCGCGCGGGGACAGGCCGCGGGTCACCGCGTACCTGGTCCACTCCTCCCAGGCGATGGCCGGGCCGCCGAAGTGGAGGGCGAGGTAGCCCTCCAACGCCAGGTGCAGGGGGAGGAACCGCAGCCGGTTGGTGTCGATGCGCCGGGCCATGCGGCGGAACCGGATGGGAACGGCCTGCGCGGGCCGCTGCTCGAACTGGGTGCCGTACGCGGCGGCGGGGGTGCCGTCGCCGGTCCAGGACGCGACGAACGCGTGCGGGATGTAGGCGATGTAGAGCGTCTTGTCCGGCAGGGTCACCACGGACGGCTCGTCGTCGCCGTAGACGAGTGGGCTGAGCCGCAGGTCGCGGATGGGCTTGGGGCGGACCAGCGGCACGAGGCGCAGCGCGCCCCAGGTCTGCGCGGGGCGGGTGTACAGCCCGGTGAGGTCGATCATCCCGTCGCCGCCCTTTCCAGCAGGTAGGCGCGCAGCTCGGACAGTCCGGTACGGCCCTGCGCGAACGCGGCGAGCTCCACCAGGGCGGGCAGGTCCTCGGCGTCGCGGATGCCGACCGTGGGCACGAGCGGGGACAGCCGGCGCACCTCGTACTCCTCGGCGTCGAACACCGGGTTCAGGTGCACGATCTCGACCTCCTCCATCGGGTCGAAGCGGCGCCGCCACACCCGCAGCACCTCGGCGGCGAGGCCGGGCGGGGCGTTGTCCCAGCCGTCGGAGACGATGACGAGCCGGTCCGGGCGCCGTTCCAGGGCGTCGAGGATGCGCCGGCCGAGCGGGGTCGGCCCGACCGGGCGTACCCCGATCGGCTCGGTGGTCCCCGACAGCCACAGGCCCTCGTACGCGGAGGCCAGCGCCTCGAGCAGGTAGTGGCAGGCGAGCGCGACCGCGAGCGGGCGGCGGCGCTTAACCGGCGAGCCGTACGAGGAGAAGCTGTCGTCGAGCACGGCGACGACGTACCCCCACAGGCCCGCGCGGGCGCCCGCCACCCGGGCCGCCGCGGCGCGCAGCGCGGCCTCGAGCCCGCGGCGCTCCGCCACGGGCCGGGACAGCGCGTACGAGGCGAGCCGGACGAGCGGCATCCTGGCCAGGTCGGCCCCGGTGGCCACGCCGTGCGCCGCGGCCGACTCGCGCAGCCGCAGGCTCTCCAGCGCGGTCAGCCTGGGGGCGATGCGTTCGAGGAACTCCGCCCGCGGGATGCCGTGCCGCGCGGCGAAGCCCTCGGCGACCGGGTACGGCAGCTCGTACAGGGCCGACCTGTCGTAGTGGGCCCGCCGCCACGCCTCCAGCAGCGGGTGCGCGTACCGGCCCCGGCGGTGCGGGGCGAACAGGAAGTCGCCGAGCTCGCCGTCGAGGCGCAGGTGGGCGTGCCGTACCGCGGCCTTGAGGCCGGAGCGGTACTTGACCGCGTCGTGGGCGAGGTCGGGGCGGGCGGCCAGCCAGTCGCGGATGATCGCCCGGGTGCGCCGGTTGTTGACCCCGGCGTCGCGCAGCCGCCTGAACAGCCGGTAGACGCGGGGCGGGCTCATCCGGGCGAGCCGCCGGGCGATCAGCCGCCCGTCGGCCGGTGTCCGTTCCTTGAGCAGGTTGAAGATGATGAGCGCCGCGTTGTGCTCGTTGATGTCCAGCGCGAGCATCGCGGCGTAGACGTCCGGATAGTTTCCGTGGACGTAGGCGTGGAGGAACTCCAGCGAAAGCCGCTGCCGCTGCCGGGAGTCGCGGAATTCGCGCTGCCCGGTGGACGTGATCGCCGCGTTGGCGAACAGCAGCACGTCCTCGCATTCGATCAGGTCGACGCGCCGGTCCATCGGTCCTTCCGGGGGAGGCGGCCGACCGGGGAATGGGGGCGCGAACTGCGAAGCCGTCGCTCCAAGACGTGATCCGGAAGTCGCGCCGAAGTCCCGCGGCCGACCCGAACGCCGACCATAGCAGGGGATTTTCCGGACACGCGACCCGAATTTCCGCCGGCTCCGTGGAAAAGCACGGCGCCCTGGCAATCATGCTCATCATTGCGACCAACGGCCGCACATGATCACCAGGTGCCCGGGGCCGGCACGGCGGGCCGTACCGGTCGGCGTCTCCGGACTCAGGTACGGCGGGCCGTCCAGGGCACGGACCGCACCAGGTGGCAGGAGATGAGCGCCCAGGCCAGGGATACGCCGAGGGCCGGGAGGGCGGCCGTCCAGAGTTCCAGACGGTCGAGCGGCGGCACCTGGGTCACCCGGCCGCCGAAGAAGTCGGCGCCGAAGTACGCGGCCCGGAACAGGTCCACCAGGGGCGCGAGCGGGCTGAACCAGACCACCTGGGCGAACCGGTCCGCCATGAACTCCAGCGGGATCATCGCCCCGCTGCCGAAGACCAGGAGGAACAGCGGGATGAAACCGATGAGCTGAATGCTCTCGGCGGTCCTCGCGAAGCGGGTGATCCAGACGCCGAGCAGGGACATGGTGATCGACGCCAGGATCCCGGCGAGCAGGAGCAGTTCCGGTGCCGCGGGGTACACACCGGCCGCCGCGACGCCGATGGCGCAGAGCACGACGGTCACGATGAGGACGAAGGCCAGGGTGGGGGCGCACACGGCCGCGAGCACGGCGCCGACGGCGACGCCGCCGACCCGCAGCCGCTTGTGGATGTGCTGTTCCCGGCGGACCGTGAACACCGTCTTCACACATATCCGCGGGAGGAATCGGGCCCCAGGGCGGATGTACGGCCGGGCGGCGACCGCGTGCCCGGCGAGGGTGGCGCACGCCTCGGCGAGGCCGGCCGATCCGCTCAGGCAGATGTGGGCAACAGCGTGTGGATCGCGTCGAGCAGCGCGCCGGTGTCGGTGAGGTCGCGCAGCACGACATCGGCTCCGGCCTCCTTGAGATCGGCGAGACCGCTTTCTCCCGACGCGACGGCGATCACCCTCGCCCCGCCGTCCCGTCCGGCGATCACGTCCGCCGGGGTGTCGCCAATGAGCAGGGTCGAGTCCCGGGAGAACGCCTGCCCGAGTTTGCGGCCCGCCCGGCGCTGCGCGATCGGCACGAGGGCCGCCCGTACGGCGTCGTCGTCCCCGTAGGCTCCGATGTCGAGGTCGACGTGGCGGTCGAGGCCGAAGATCTTCAGCTTCGCCTCGGTCGTGGGCCTGGCGTTGCCGGTCAGCACGGACTGGGCGATCCCCGGTACCCGGGCCAGCGCCCGAAGCGCGCCGACCGCACCCGGAAGGACCCGGCCACACGCCAGCAGATCGTGCGACCGCTCGTGGTAGCCGCACGCCATGAGCCGCGCGAACCGTGCGAACGAGAACCGCGCCGGCGAAAGGCCGTGCAGCTCCAGCGTCTCGCGGAAGAACGCCAGCTCGGTCTTGCCTGCGGCCGTCGTCATGCGCACCATCGGCGTTCCCGTCACCGCGTGGAACGCCGCGGCGAACACCTCCCGTCCCACGCCTCCCGTCTCGATCAACGTGTGGTCGATGTCCCAGAGCACGAGCCGGTTGGCGCCCAAGGCATCCGCCTTTCCGTGACCAGATCGCGTGGACCAACGCTCACCCGCCGAGGGCCGTTCCCGCCCGCCGCGGGGCGCGGATGGAGATGCGTGCCCGGCGGCGGCCGAGGGACCGATGGCGTGGATCTTCATGGTCCGCGGGTTTCCTTCCGTGCGTAAACCCCCTCGGGCCGATCCCACCGCCACGGACGCGGCCGGGCTCCCCGGCATCCCGCCCCGCGTGAAGATCACGCCGGCTCGGGGTCGCCGCACCCGATCCGGCGCGGCCCGCCGACGCGAACGAGATCTCTGCCACGCCCCGCTCGCCCGGTTCCGCGCGGCCACCGCCCGGCCCGATGGGCTCTCCGGTGGCAAGGCGCCGGGCCGGAATGACCGCTGCCTCACCACGGACCCGGTGCGCCGCCGATCACGCCTCGAGTGCGGCGATCGAACGCCGGATCAGGTCGATCGCCGACACCCCGTAGACCTCCTCAACGGCGTTCGCGATGACGTGGCACAGGCGGAACCGCTCGAGCGGGGTCAGTCCCAGGCGGGTGAGGTGGAGGTAGGTGTAGTTGAGCAGCACCCGGTAGCGCAGGAAGTCGGGATGCTCGAAGACGTCCCGCCGGTAGGCGGGGCTGTTGAAGATGAGACGGTGGAGCTCGCCGGGCTCGCGCGACGGTACGGGGATGTCGCCGAGCCGCGGCGGGGACGGCTCCGGCCTGGGCATCGGCTGGACCAGTTCGCCGCGCTCGATGAGCGCGCCCGCGCGGTGGCGATACTCCGCGAGCAGGGCCGCCCACTCGCGCACGAACGGCGCGGCGGGGCGGGCCGGGTCGTCGAGCGTGCCGATCACGTCCCGTACCCGCGCGGTGTACGCCTCCCGCCGCTCCTCGTAGTGGCGGTCGAACGCGGCACGGGCCGCGGGCGGGTCGGCGGCCCAGGTGAGGTAGCCCTCGGAGTGCGAGCGGAAGGAGACGAAGCTCTGGGTGATGGGGCGGGAGGTGTGCGCCACGGTGAGCATGAGGCTCATCGCCAGGTCCGGCTTGGTGTCCCGTCCGGCGCGCACGTGGTCGAGCATGGCGAACAGCAGCGGCGTGGAGTCGCTGTAGAACGAGGTGAGCAGCTCCACGGCCGCGTCGCTGCCGAGCACGTGCCGGCGCGAGTCGAACGGCATGTCACAGATGGAGTTGTCGGGCGGCCACGGGGTGAGCGGGCCGTGCTCCTGCTCCCGCAGCGCGAGCAGCCGGTGCCGGGGCAGGCTCTGTTCGGGGTCGAGCCGCGCCGTCGAGGGGTGGTCGCGCAGGTACGCGCCGATCACCTCGTAGACGCGGGGCCGTACCCGGTCCTCCCAGACCGAGCGCTCGGCCCGGACGTTGATCCGCAGGTGCGGCCCCTGCCGCCAGTGCCGCAGCACGTACGCCGCCGCCACGCTGTCGCGGATCTCGTCGAACAGCGGCCGGACCGCGTCGAGCAGCAGGGGGTCCTGGTCCGCGTGGTAGTAGACGTGCACGCAGTGCCAGGCCGTCGCCGGGCCGGGACGGTGCGGGGTGGTCACGGTTGCCTCCCAGGGTCCGCGAGGTCGACGAGGGTGCGGGCGAGCAGGTAAGAGAGGTGACGCTCGACGTCGAGGGTCAGCCCCAGCCGGTTGTGGAACAGGTGCGCGCAGCGCAGCAGGATCGCGGGCACGGTCCGCCGTCGCTGGGGCAGCGCCATCGCCAGGAACACGTGGGGCGATCCGGGGTTCGACGGGCGGCATCGGCCCGCGGCGTGCAGCGGGTCGAGCGTGTCGCGCAGCTCGCGCATGGACACGCACCACGCGGCGAGCACGTCCGCGCCGCCGTCCGCCCCGGCCGTCGCGCGGCCGGCCAGGTCCCACAGGCCGCGGGTCTGTTCGCGCAGGGCGTCCCGCCGGCGCCGGTAGTCGTCCTCGCCGGGCCATCCGCCGGGGTCCTCGGCGGCGGCGAGCCGGGTGGCGGCGGCCGCCAGGTCGGGCTCGCACACCGCGAGGGTGAGGGTGAGCGCGGCGAGGCCGATCGCCGCGCGGCGGCCCGGCGGTGTGCCCGCGCCGAGGACGCGGAGCGCGAGCACGCTGGAGTCGGTGAAGTGGCGCTCCACGGCGGCGATGCAGGCGTCGTCGCCGTAGGCGGAGTGTTCGGGCCGGTAGGCGATGTACTCGACCGAGTCGGTGGGGTGCAGCCGGTCGTCGTAGCGCTCCAGGCGTTCCCCGCGGGCGACCACCGCGGCGAACGCGCGGTAGGTGTCGGCGTCGATGGGCGGGCTGGACGGGTGCTCGGCGAAGTAGGCCGCCGCCGTACGGTCGATCAGGTCGCGGACGCGTGCGCGCTCGCCGGCGCCGGGTGGCCTGATGCGCAGCCGGACGTGCTGGCCGCCCTCCCAGTAGCGCAGGAAGAAGTGCTCCCGCGCACCCACGGCCCGTACCACGGGCGCGACCACCGCGCCGATCAGCGCGTCCAGGTCGCCGTAGTGGAACAGGTGGGCGCTCACCCACCCGCGCGGCCCGGCGGCGGTCACCGTTGCGGCTCCCGAACGGTCAGCTGGACCAGGTACTCGGTGACGCGCCTGCCGTGCCCGCCGTACCGGGGTGCGCCGGCGGGATCGGGCAGGGCCTCCTCCAGCACCACGAGCGCGTCGGGATCCCGCAGCTCGCGCAGGAAGCCGGTGAGCAGGAACGGGTCGGTCACGTCCACGTACATCGGTTTGCGTCCCTTGCCGAGCAGGCCCATGCCGAGGCCGTCGCCGAGCCCGACGACGCGGGCGAAGAACCGGCGGGGGACGCCGTGCCGCGCCAGCCAGGCCGCCAGCCTGGGCAGGTACGCGGCGTCGTCCTCGCCCCTGCCCGGCGTGGGGACCTCGGCCGCGCGCAGCCGCAGGCACGCGCGGGCGAGTGTGACCCGGCCCACGTCGAGGCGGGGCCAGCGCTCCACCACACCCGGTTCCGGCAGGTTGCCCCCGGTGCGGAACACCCAGCCGGGCACCATCGCCGTGGCCGGCTCGCCGAACGCCCGGATCAGGAACTGCAGCCCCGGCGGCAGCCAGTGCTGGGCCGACATGCCCAGATGGACCGGGAGCACCGGACGGCCGTCCGGGTCGCGCAGCACGAGCCGGTCGCCGTCGCAGGTGACGGTGAGATCGGCCGGCGAGAGCACGGGCAGTCCGGCCGCGGCGTCGCGGTCCCCGGTGAACGGGTACGCCAGGGCGCGGTCGGCCGTCGCCGACCGCAGGTTGATCCCGCCGCCCAGCATGCCCCGGCACTCGGCCACCAGCACCTCGCCGCGGCCCGCGCGCAGGTCGGCCAAGGGCGGGGCGTACGGCCCGGCGAGGCGGTGCAGCCGGGAGAGCCCGCGGCCGTACCCGGCCAGGACGGTGTTGAGCACCAGGCGCAGGCCGTCCGGGCCGGGCAGCGGCTGGACGAAGCAGGACACCGAGCCGGGCGGCCGGATGTACCCCGGCCACGAGGCGGCGAGCGCGGCGAGCCGGTCCGGATCGACGCGGACCACCTCGTCCCGCGCGTCCGGGCCCGCCCCGGTCGCCGCCCAGAAGTCGCGGCGGAGCGCCGCCAGCTCCCGCAGCCGCGGGAGGGCCTCGGCGGTGAACGCGGCGTCCGGGACCGCGAGCGGGTCGCCGAGCAGCGCGCGCAGCAGGGCGCCGCCCGCGCCGGGGGCACCGGTGTGAAGCTCGCGGTAGAGGTCGAGGACGGGCACGCGCGCGGCGGCGCCGTACCGGTCGAGGAAGAACGCGGTGGCGGCGATCTTGACGGGGAGGTCCGGGTCGAACAGGCCGAGCAGGCGGCGCACCACGTCGAGGTCGTCGAGCGCGGGCCGCCACTCCGGCAGGGCGCACCGCCCGGCCTGGTGGGTGAGC is a window from the Thermopolyspora flexuosa genome containing:
- a CDS encoding M20/M25/M40 family metallo-hydrolase, with the translated sequence MVAVGNMEEEVVGLCRDLIRIDTSNPGDSSGPGEREAAEYVAEKLAEVGLEPQVFESEPRRTSVVARIEGTDPGREALLLHGHLDVVPFDAGDWTRHPLSGEVADGCVWGRGAVDMKDMDAMILAVVRQRLREGRRPPRDVVLAFTADEEAGGGLGARWLVENHPELFEGCTEAIGEVGGFSISLSETERVYAIEAAEKGIAWMKLTARGRAGHGSMLSTENAVTEVAEAVARIGRYQWPVRLTPTVKSFFKEAFGIELTEEDTEATVAKMGPLARLVGATLRNTANPTMLEAGYKANVIPQTATAAVDGRFLPGYEEEFFATIDELLGPNVTREFIHYDIAVETPYEGRLVRAMTEALLAEDPGARVVPYMMSGGTDLKSFSLLGIRGFGFTPLRLPPDLDFSGMFHGVDERVPVDALTFGVRVLDRFLDLC
- a CDS encoding ARPP-2 domain-containing protein, translated to MIDLTGLYTRPAQTWGALRLVPLVRPKPIRDLRLSPLVYGDDEPSVVTLPDKTLYIAYIPHAFVASWTGDGTPAAAYGTQFEQRPAQAVPIRFRRMARRIDTNRLRFLPLHLALEGYLALHFGGPAIAWEEWTRYAVTRGLSPRAEAAYRGELIPDLEEALRVFEIHPGQCGLLLYAGDTLAAAFVVPHPEDYRILHPTLIHDLYGELVYQYARLYPARDWPLTIDETRLVSLTHLRNEVARLEREWAEFHDTVMAADLLRSPHHEQVVHRMGRYTLRRFLPSFERHRENHIGELITDESGHLAYLKTFRLSESQTRRGHLLTTLAYHDWHLPATALGISVEELGRRLERAGFGYLLRAEILGAYRKGSSRSV
- a CDS encoding ABC transporter permease, with the translated sequence MKTVFTVRREQHIHKRLRVGGVAVGAVLAAVCAPTLAFVLIVTVVLCAIGVAAAGVYPAAPELLLLAGILASITMSLLGVWITRFARTAESIQLIGFIPLFLLVFGSGAMIPLEFMADRFAQVVWFSPLAPLVDLFRAAYFGADFFGGRVTQVPPLDRLELWTAALPALGVSLAWALISCHLVRSVPWTARRT
- a CDS encoding HAD family hydrolase translates to MGANRLVLWDIDHTLIETGGVGREVFAAAFHAVTGTPMVRMTTAAGKTELAFFRETLELHGLSPARFSFARFARLMACGYHERSHDLLACGRVLPGAVGALRALARVPGIAQSVLTGNARPTTEAKLKIFGLDRHVDLDIGAYGDDDAVRAALVPIAQRRAGRKLGQAFSRDSTLLIGDTPADVIAGRDGGARVIAVASGESGLADLKEAGADVVLRDLTDTGALLDAIHTLLPTSA
- a CDS encoding thiopeptide maturation pyridine synthase; amino-acid sequence: MTTPHRPGPATAWHCVHVYYHADQDPLLLDAVRPLFDEIRDSVAAAYVLRHWRQGPHLRINVRAERSVWEDRVRPRVYEVIGAYLRDHPSTARLDPEQSLPRHRLLALREQEHGPLTPWPPDNSICDMPFDSRRHVLGSDAAVELLTSFYSDSTPLLFAMLDHVRAGRDTKPDLAMSLMLTVAHTSRPITQSFVSFRSHSEGYLTWAADPPAARAAFDRHYEERREAYTARVRDVIGTLDDPARPAAPFVREWAALLAEYRHRAGALIERGELVQPMPRPEPSPPRLGDIPVPSREPGELHRLIFNSPAYRRDVFEHPDFLRYRVLLNYTYLHLTRLGLTPLERFRLCHVIANAVEEVYGVSAIDLIRRSIAALEA
- a CDS encoding lantibiotic dehydratase C-terminal domain-containing protein translates to MTAAGPRGWVSAHLFHYGDLDALIGAVVAPVVRAVGAREHFFLRYWEGGQHVRLRIRPPGAGERARVRDLIDRTAAAYFAEHPSSPPIDADTYRAFAAVVARGERLERYDDRLHPTDSVEYIAYRPEHSAYGDDACIAAVERHFTDSSVLALRVLGAGTPPGRRAAIGLAALTLTLAVCEPDLAAAATRLAAAEDPGGWPGEDDYRRRRDALREQTRGLWDLAGRATAGADGGADVLAAWCVSMRELRDTLDPLHAAGRCRPSNPGSPHVFLAMALPQRRRTVPAILLRCAHLFHNRLGLTLDVERHLSYLLARTLVDLADPGRQP
- a CDS encoding lantibiotic dehydratase, whose protein sequence is MTHVTPAVPAGAASPSPRPADRGYVVAPAFAVRVAALPVEVLERLRATRTWEIVDELAETTAWLEREGTELSDLLYGVIGEVGGDPARAGLKPALVALRRAVFTGRRPDRRALSAEVLGALPTGLAVRVRSWAARRDRQAALRAALPDVLAAETREKIALLREATGADVFRLGLEQSSPVLAERLRQGRIGRQERLALARYLARATVKTSPYATFTLSGFGRWTDSGPAVQPAEELSWTGDADLDRAVLQPMWAALARLPQVVARARLRVNPTAVDDGERVWFLGPGGAEQLRSVPAAPEVRRALAWVRTHPCPTVGAAPALLPLVRAGLLEPLPPYEEQSADPVGELAAWLAAGPGGDAPRLAAVGRLAAALRDDRLRRDQRRLIETVRRALEDVFAPAKRDQPWLPDKNLCTRTAVLTHQAGRCALPEWRPALDDLDVVRRLLGLFDPDLPVKIAATAFFLDRYGAAARVPVLDLYRELHTGAPGAGGALLRALLGDPLAVPDAAFTAEALPRLRELAALRRDFWAATGAGPDARDEVVRVDPDRLAALAASWPGYIRPPGSVSCFVQPLPGPDGLRLVLNTVLAGYGRGLSRLHRLAGPYAPPLADLRAGRGEVLVAECRGMLGGGINLRSATADRALAYPFTGDRDAAAGLPVLSPADLTVTCDGDRLVLRDPDGRPVLPVHLGMSAQHWLPPGLQFLIRAFGEPATAMVPGWVFRTGGNLPEPGVVERWPRLDVGRVTLARACLRLRAAEVPTPGRGEDDAAYLPRLAAWLARHGVPRRFFARVVGLGDGLGMGLLGKGRKPMYVDVTDPFLLTGFLRELRDPDALVVLEEALPDPAGAPRYGGHGRRVTEYLVQLTVREPQR